Genomic segment of Malania oleifera isolate guangnan ecotype guangnan chromosome 7, ASM2987363v1, whole genome shotgun sequence:
atacatttcacatactatatatatttctatatgtaCATAacattttcacatttctaaaatAAGATTtggcttttacatatttctgaataaaactgttatttcatcatttctgaataaatcatcataataaaactaATCATAGCATCTGCGCCGGCTGTCATATCTTGGCATTTGTGTCGCATATCTTGGAATCTGCGCCGGTTGTCATATCTTGGCATCTGTGCcggctatcatatcataatatactagaaATATCTTTAACTTCTGTACTGTTTATGATCTTCTATAAATTTCTgtaaattcatacatattctaaGAAATACTAACATTTCTAATATACTGTTATTACATTAAgtttatactcatgccatacgAGTGAGTTCTACTCTGTATAATACTATAACATGCTATATCATTTGTTTTCTCTATTCAAcaccagtattcccaaaaatatattaattcataaataatttctaaaaatacctgacttaatctattcacTTACTTGATTCTTGCGAAGCTTGTTAAAAGCCTTGAATTATGCCTACGATGTTCCAAACTCCAAATCCTAAAATCACATTCACCCTAGTTCACTCAACTTAAACCCCAGTATATTAACATCTAACACATTTTTTGGGTTCCAAAATTCCAAATGAGTACATAAACCCGAAAAtcacttacttaccctgattttgggatggtgcccaagataCTCAAATCAATATTCTgctccggttaagttgtagagaatctccctggGATCATTGTGGCAACTCCTGATTGTCAAAATGGGGAAGAATGGAGCCTAATCTAAAGAGGGAAGGAGGGAGCACCAAAATTTTAAAGAGAGAAACAGTAAAATCCTGAAACCCTCACTGAAAGTGTGATTTTTGCGTATTTATAGACGGTTGACCACGTGGCTttattgacgagacacgtggactcgttgaCAAACCAAAGAGgggagttcgttgacaaacccaTGAACCTCATCGATGAACTTTAAAGTTCTTAAACTCTGCTCTTTGtttctcttcatcgatgagataTGTGTCCTCGTCGATGGGTCAAAGAAggtagttcatcgacgagtttagggcactcgtcgatgaagccctataATTTCcccttaaatatttctttttccttcttttctcctttctttctttcctttattaatttcataacttaaatattttaggtctctacattctccccttcttgtacaaatttcatcctcgaaatttgctatctatgctatacaccatcctctgaTGAAAAAATTGCTACttcttttattaattaccctcacttatggtagaggaatactgtggttacaattaTGGTTCTGGAAAATTATAAATATagacataaaagaaaattctcccaaaatcaaaacactacttatcctataatctaaaatacaacttatacattaTTTACCCTGCACTGTATAAACGATACTAATTCTATTAAACAATACTGACTTTATATGAACTATTACCTTCCTTTTCCTAACTAATACTGATCCCCACTGAATAGATGTGGATACTTTTGTcgtatttcctcctcaagctcccatgacgCTTCCactactgcatgatttctccataggacttttactaatgtaattttcttggtgcgcaactcttgttgttttctctttaaaatctgcactggtgtttcctcatatgctagagtatttctaagctctatctcctcaaGGTTGATTATGTGAGagggatctggaacgtatttcctcagtataaaaacatggaatacatcatgaatcttGGATAGAGCTGGTgataaagctagcctgtaggcgactaaacccactctctcaagtatctcgaatgggctaataaacctagggcttagcttacccttcttctcaaacctcatagctcctctcagtggtgctactcttaaaaatacttgatctccccCATCAAATTCCAACTTCTGGTGGTGAgtatttgcgtagcttttctgccaactctgaactgcactgattccatttctaataagtcagactttaccATACGCCTGCTGCAGCAACTGTGGTCTCAAAACTCatctttcacccacttcatcctagtataatgaagaacgacacctcctaccttATAATGCGTCGTAAGGTGTCATCCCGATGCTGatctggtagctgttattatacgtgaactcaACTAGAGGCATATACTatgtccaactacccccaaaatccagcatgcaTGCTCAGAGTATATATTCtagtatctggatcgtcctctccaTCTATCCATCCATTTGAgtatgaaatgttgtgctgaatgataactgagaccctgaAGCCTCctgtaaacttttccaaaatcttgaagtgaatcgtgggtcttgatgtgaagtggctgcattTGTTCCGCTGATCTTTAGTGCTTAGCCTTTacttgctagcatgtcaaacactgttccacaaactcagctatctctctcttcatacggctccaccagaaagactctcaGAGATCCCAATTCATCTTAGTGCTTCTAGGATGTATTGTGTAAAGTGATCTGTGCGCCTTCTCTAGGATAGCCCTCTTAATTTCAGCATCTGCAAGTACGCACAACCTAGTATAgaaccttagagctccatcatcaaaAATATTAAACTCTCCTCCTTGTCcgctctgcactttatccatcagtTCTTCCAATTCTCGATCATTcctttgagtagctttaatcctctcctctAGGGTAGGCTGTAGTACTAAGTTAGTAATAAATTCCTGGTGctcaccctctaccaactccacactaagcctttccaaatccatctgaatcggatgttgAATTCCTATTGCTGATAGTGCTGCTCCCATTGATTTTTGGCTTAAAGAATTAACCACTACGTTTGCTTTccccgggtggtaactgatggtgcaatcataatcttttatAAGTTCTAGcgatctcctctacctcatatttaattctttctgtgtgaagaaatacttcaggctcttatagccagtaaaaatttcacacctacctcCATAGAGATAGTGTCTCGAAATTTTCAGTGTGTAGACCAccgcagctaactccaaatcatgggtagggtaattcttttcatactctttaagttttTGAGAAGTATATGCAATAACtttcccatgctgcatcaacacacctCCGAGTCCCTtttgggatgcatcactgtatataacaaatccatcttCTCTTGATAGAATAGATAACACTGGTGCAGAGATAAGCCGCTATTcaaactcttggaagctctgctcacacttgTCAGTCCattcaaaattcacatttttcccggTGAGTCATATCAATGGACTCAATATtctggaaaaaccatccacaaaacgccgaTAATACCTCGCCAAACCTAGGAAACTCCCGATCTCCTAAACATTTCTTGATTTTACCttattcaccactgcctctattttgcttggatctactgatatgccatccccgaaaatcacatgcctgaggaaagtgacccgcctcagccagaattcacatttcttaaacttagcatacaacttctttttaTCTCAACATCTTGCAATACCAGTCTTAGATGGTCCTCGTGCTCCTaaaaaatctttgagtaaaccagtatatcatcaataaataccataacaaactggtccaaatactgatggaatacccgattcattaggtccataaatgctTTTGGTGTATTagtcaaaccaaatgacataactggAAATTTATAatagccatatttggtcttgaaTGTCGTCTTTGGAatatcctctgctttaactttcacttgtTGATATCCTGAGCGAAAGTCAACCTTGGAGtaaacttgggtcccctggagctgatcaaataaatcatcaattccgggaagaggatatttattcttgattgtcactttatttatctctctataattaatgcacatcctcatagttcTGTATTTCTTCTGCACAAACAGgactagtgctccccaaggtgacacgctaGGCCTAATAAACCTTTTATTCAACAACTCTTGCAACtaatccttcaattctttcagttcagttggagccatcttgtagggtgctttagatatcggtgctgacCCTGGTAGTAAATCTATGGAAAATTCAATCTCTcagatccggaggtaaaccaagtaattcctctagaaaaacatctagaaattctctgactattggaatatcaacttgtttcaattctccCTCTAGAATCTTTTTTATATAGGCTACGTACCCCTGGAAACCATCCTGGTGTAGCCTcctagcctgaatagctgacacaaaCTGTGGCGAGGCGTGCACACttgatcccacaaatttgaattcctgTTCTTCTGGGGGTTTGAAGATCACCTATTTTTTATGGTAATCAATTCTGGCATAGTTAGCTGtcagctagtccatacccaatattatatcaaatccttgcatGTCTAATAGtacaagatcagctggtaataTTTTGTCCTGAATGgccactggatagtttttaagtacccttccACCTCTCACTATTGATCCAGTTGGTGTGGCtactaaaaaatttatatataacaACTATGTTTCAACTCCAATTGATTTGACATACTCGAATGACGTAAACGAATGGGTGGCACTtgagtcaaataaaataacagctttatatgataaaacaataatcatacctgtcacaaCGTCACCTATAGCCTCAACGTCTCCCAGCGTCAGCGCATAACCTCTCGTCGGAGCTGTGTTTCTCAGCTGGCCTCCTcagggtgcctgataacctcttCGGAATGGTTTGGGAGCTGGTGTGTAGGTAGGTGGTCCCTGACAAGATAGAGCCGTATGACCAGGTCTCTTACCCCGATAGTAGACGTTCTCTCCCAACCGTCATTCTCCCATATGTCTTCGGCCACACTTAGGGCAAATGGGATATATCTGCTCACCCTGAAAACCACGGTGTCCCATCATCTACCTTTGGCCTCCACTGTACCAGTCTCCCCTCCACAGGCCCTGACTAGAACTCGCCTGAAATCACCGacgcctcttcctctagctcgaTGTTCCCATATCCCTCTGATTGCTCTCCTTTACTATTGTGGCCCTATCaactaatttggaaaaatcttgCATCTTTAGTACTACCACCTGTCTATGGATgtcatgcctcaaacccctctcaaacattctcgcCTTCTTCAACTTATCTGGAACGATGTAGGGAGCAAAGTGTGACAACTTGATAAACTTTGTTGCATATTGTTGAACTGTCAGTTGCCCCTGTCTCAGATTTAGAAATAATGCTATCTTAGACTCTCTAACAGTAGGAGGAAAATAACGATAAAAGAACATTTCCTTGAATCAGTTCCAAGACATGACCACTGGTATGGGTCTCTGTTCCTCAAGCAATTTCACGgttgtccaccacctctcagtcGCAACTGTCAACTTATATGTAACATATAGAACCCTTTGTTCATCGGTACAATAAAGGACCATTAGTATTTTcttaatctcctgcatccagtttttgGCAACTTTAGGATTAGCTCCTCCTGAAAACaccggaggattcattttagaAAAATTCTCTATGGTGTAGCCCTGGTTTGCTGTTGgtcctccctgctccctagagctctgtGCAATCTTAGCTATAACGTGCCGAGCTACACTACGTAGAACTACATCTGAATCACCGCCACCAGTAGTAGAGGGTTCTGccccatcatcaccactagcgtgggcactgcAACCCCCAGGCTTCATCTTGAAAAGAagataaacatagtctgaggaccctgtttgcataacataactaacatatttatctaatagaaatctcatatcatcaatttaaTCTAACaaccttattctcaatttaagattcagtctagCAATTGAGAAACAttactcgacaatagtttaccatggctttctagaaatcgtcaccccatgaaAGACAATTAAACCACTATGGAAATCCTGCTTCTTGATtacggaacaaaaccctaaatacttattATAATTTCCCCAGCATTGACTCTCTAAATTCCTGATCTATTCGTATACTCAGGTATTGCTTTCGCTGCACActaaagtttatagaacctagtaacctaggctttgataccaaattgtaacgacctcaattttctgctatattttttttacacatcattaatactctgataccaacaCAGTCAGAGTCCAcccggacccataggtaccaaggatttacctatttatatatacatgttaCATAAGCAGcgaaactataatatacttaacattcatacaataccagagattcactgtttctacatataaacatataaaccCCAAAAATGCGTCATGTCCTTGACTTGACTACTTATCCTGCAATTAGGGTAAAACAAATGAACCCCTCAGTCATGGAGCTCGCCTCACTTGTTTGtcgggatttcctgaaatatttgtaatggtAGGGTGATAAACTTCTCAGTAAgcgaaatagactaatatcaatgtgtggcaatgCCAGTATTTATTAtactataaacatatactgcaaataatgtaACTGtaacatatacatatcttaagttgtaactgatatcatatgaaaatctctaTTTTCaaacatactatatcataatgaattttcacatcttaaaaatcatctgttaaatctgtATTTTACTTAAGTTATACCCTGGATTTAAGtctgtgtatcatgactccacccctcacgatccgggttgtgtggcccgtaggctggacttaacactagctggcctactaggttaagtcaaacataacataaccaTGATTGCTCACCCAACCTAGCCTGCCTAGCCTACTACACCGACAACCTCTCGGGGTTAGCAacatagtgggtatcctactacaccgcctACACTTCTGGGTTAATCGGCCACCGCCCCGCACTTCCTGaaaagtgtggttgcactgttggCTATACCCAAACTGGTCTGCCTAGCCTACTCACCGACAACCTCTGGGGGTTAGCACTCAGTGAGTATCCTACTAAACTGATCTCAttaactagctacggtaccgtgcttttaaCATACGTAACCATCTGGGTTCTATTACtgcataatacatttcacataatatatatatttgtgtacgtaaataacattttcatatttctgaaataaGATTTGGTTTTtacatatttctaaataaaactattatttcatcatttctgaataaatcatcataataaaactaATCATGACATCTTTGTCAGCTGTCATATCTCGGCATTTGTGCCGACTATCATATCATAATGTACTAGAAATATCTTTAACTTCTGTACTATTTATAGTATTTTATAAATTTctataaaatcatacatattaTATGAAATACTAACATGTCTAACATATTGTTATTACATTAagtttatactcatgccacacgagtgagttctactctGTATAATACTATAACATGCTATATCATTTGTTTTCTCTATTCAACACCagtatttccaaaaatatattaattcataaataatttctaaaaatatctgacttaatctattcccttacctgattcctatgAAGCCTGTTAAAAGCCCTGAATTACGCCTACGGTGCTCTAAACTCCAAATCCTAAAATCACATTCACCTCAGTTCACTCAACtcaacatataatacattttatgGGTTCTGAAATTCCAAACGACTACATAAACTCTAAGAttacttacttaccctgattttgggatggtgcccaagatacttaaatcaacattctgcttcggctaagttgtagagaatctcccggGGATCATCGTGGCAACTCCTAATCGTCAAAACAGGGAAGAACGAAGccgaatttgaagagagaaggagggagtaCCAAAATTTTAGAGGGAGAAACAGTAAAATCCTAAAACCCTtgctaaaaatgtgatttttgagtATTTATAAATGGCTTGCCATGTAGCTTCACCAACGAGACATATGGACTCATTGACAAACTGAAGAATGGAGTTCGTTAATGAATCCATGAACCTCTTCGCCAAACCTGAAAGTTCTGAAACCCTACTCTCTGTATCTCTTcttcaacgagacacgtgtcctcgtcaaTGGGTCAAAGAAGGTAGTTTGTCAACGAGCATAGGGtactcatcgacaaagccctatAATTTCcccttaaaaatttctttttccttcttttctcctttatttctttcctttattttttttcgtTTATTAATTTCATAACTTAAAatttctaggtctctacaatGTTCCCTCATATGACCAAGACACATATGCCACAAGGTAATTTCATTAGATTCAACATCTACGACtttagctccacctacaacaatagttccctacaatgtgtaTTCCCATCTAgattttgccctttcatcaccatcagatttcctttccatactttcataaatCCACCTTcaaacttgtaattgaaaccattacaatccaaggtttcaagtgatatcaaactctttcttaaTTCCGGAATATGTCTTACATTGCTCAGGGTttttacagcaccatcaaacatttttatcttaacatttcctatgccaatgatcttacaagaaacatcattacccataagaactgaacctgaattcACTAACCTTTATGTGCTTAACCACTCTTGGTTTGGAGTTATATGGTAAGATCATgttgagtcaagtatccaagagtccgtaaGGTTATCCGACACCGATTAAACTGAAAGAATATCATCATCACTACAAattgaacctccttcttgaaccacatttGTTGATTTCGAAATCCCCTCGTGCTTTttagcattccctttcttccaattCGGACATCCGGTTTAACATGcccatttttattgtatttataacaccaaatttcctttttcttcttggattgagtgtgGGATTTCTGACTTGACCCATTTTTTAACTTTCCTTTGCCACGCTTATTGTTACCTTTTAACataagtccttctccttcattaCATATTTTCAGCCTTTGATTAAAATTCAGtaaggcacttgttacctcttctaaatcaagagtttcttttctccATGTAAGAAtggtaactagattttcataggtatgagtcaaTGGCATGGAGTTTAGTAACATTAAagccttatcatcttcatcaaacataacatcaactctcatcaaatcacttatgattttattaaaggcattgatatgttcatctaagtttgatccttcaaccatcttaagccaataaagacgttacctaagaaaaagtttattattgagtgaTTTAGAAATATACCAGCTTTCTAACTTTCACCATATAGCCGTTagagaatcttcctccatcacatgataaagcacttcgtcagccaaacacaagcgtattgtagaagctGCCTTTGCTTACAATTCTcaccatgttgcctcatc
This window contains:
- the LOC131160817 gene encoding uncharacterized protein LOC131160817; protein product: MKPGGCSAHASGDDGAEPSTTGGGDSDVVLRSVARHVIAKIAQSSREQGGPTANQGYTIENFSKMNPPVFSGGANPKVAKNWMQEIKKILMVLYCTDEQRVLYVTYKLTVATERWWTTVKLLEEQRPIPVGQLTVQQYATKFIKLSHFAPYIVPDKLKKARMFERGLRHDIHRQVVVLKMQDFSKLVDRATIVKESNQRDMGTSS